From the genome of Nicotiana sylvestris chromosome 2, ASM39365v2, whole genome shotgun sequence, one region includes:
- the LOC138885328 gene encoding uncharacterized protein, whose amino-acid sequence MALVLLRKPKGALGWTWFPLSKVKLTNSLKLDLFAKLNINMGLKYNPYKEEEWTDSELMINATSGYEAIPFMDGSSGYNQICMAPNDEELTTFRTPRVFIATRMNPLKCTFGVTSRMFLHFIVRHRGIEIGQAKVDAILKMSKPRDIHELKSLQGKLAYLRRFISNQAERYQPFSYFMKKGVPFKWDQSCSNAFESIKTYFMKPQVLAAPTPGKPLILYILA is encoded by the exons ATGGCGCTTGTCCTGTTAAGAAAGCCTAAAGGCGCTTTAGGCTGGACTTGGTTCCCTTTATCGAAagtgaagttaacaaactcattgaaGCTGGATTTATTCGCAAAGTTAAATATCAACATGGGTCTCAAGTATAATCCCTATAAGGAAGAAGAATGGACAGATTCGG AGCTGATGATCAATGCTACTAGTGGTTATGAGGCAATACCTTTCATGGATGGTTcgtcgggctataaccaaatttgcATGGCACCAAACGATGAAGAGCTTACTACCTTCCGCaccccaagggtatttattgctacaag gatgaatccattgaaatgcacctttggagttacttctagAATGTTCCTTCATTTCATTGTTCgacatcgagggatcgaaattggtcaagccaaagtggatgccattttgaagATGTCTAAGCCTCGCGATattcatgaattgaaaagtctgcaaggaaagctagcatatCTTAGGAGATTCATCTCAAACCAAGCTGAGAGGTACCAACCATTTAGTTACTTCATGAAGAAAGGTgttcctttcaagtgggaccAATCTTGTAGCAATGCCTTTGAAAGTATTAAAACTTACTTCATGAAGCCTCAAGTTTTGGCAGCCCCTACACCTGGAAAGCCGTTGATACTATACATTTTGGCATAA